Proteins from a single region of Candidatus Saccharibacteria bacterium:
- a CDS encoding methionine adenosyltransferase domain-containing protein: protein MHILVDSSFVGADERSFMSAIYNYRTAESVSPKHPDKICDQISDAILDAYIAKDPLARVAVDVAGGHGHVFVTGEVTSKFADVDIEKIVRRLAGEVKVFVHIATQSSEIAQGVDTGGAGDQGIMIGYATSETPEFLPLEVVLSRELNQHLYQRWSFDGKTQVTVSDGRIVSVVASFQHAKKAELRVAVEQWAKQYGGAEIYHINPSGDWDLGGFDADAGLTGRKLIVDNYGPRISIGGGAFSGKDPSKVDRSAAYMARKVAVDYLRAREASEVFVRLAYAIGVAEPLESTVIIDGVHEEIQGYDLTPNGIITALDLRRPIYEQTAQYGHFGHGFDWE, encoded by the coding sequence ATGCATATTCTTGTAGATTCTTCTTTTGTTGGGGCAGATGAAAGGAGTTTTATGTCTGCTATTTATAATTATCGAACTGCCGAGAGTGTCTCGCCAAAGCATCCGGATAAAATTTGCGATCAGATCTCTGACGCAATACTTGATGCGTATATCGCAAAAGATCCACTTGCCCGGGTTGCGGTTGATGTCGCGGGTGGTCACGGTCACGTATTTGTTACAGGCGAGGTAACGAGTAAATTTGCCGATGTAGATATTGAAAAAATCGTAAGGCGTCTGGCGGGAGAAGTAAAAGTGTTTGTTCATATCGCTACGCAAAGTAGTGAGATTGCGCAGGGTGTGGATACTGGTGGTGCGGGCGACCAGGGGATTATGATTGGGTATGCAACAAGTGAGACTCCAGAGTTTTTGCCGCTAGAAGTGGTATTGTCGCGAGAGCTGAACCAACATTTGTACCAAAGATGGTCATTTGACGGTAAAACACAGGTGACGGTAAGTGACGGGCGGATTGTTTCTGTTGTTGCAAGTTTTCAACATGCAAAAAAGGCCGAGCTACGTGTCGCTGTAGAGCAGTGGGCGAAGCAATATGGAGGTGCCGAGATATATCACATTAACCCTAGCGGTGATTGGGATTTGGGCGGGTTTGATGCTGACGCGGGTTTGACGGGCCGCAAGCTGATTGTTGATAATTACGGGCCGCGGATCTCAATCGGTGGCGGCGCCTTTAGCGGAAAAGATCCAAGTAAAGTAGATCGCAGTGCGGCGTATATGGCTCGCAAAGTGGCAGTTGATTATCTTCGTGCTCGAGAAGCGAGTGAGGTATTTGTTCGACTTGCCTATGCTATTGGTGTGGCCGAACCCCTGGAGTCGACAGTTATTATTGACGGCGTCCACGAAGAGATACAAGGGTATGATCTGACGCCTAATGGGATAATTACAGCGCTCGACTTACGTCGTCCTATTTACGAACAAACGGCGCAGTATGGTCATTTTGGCCACGGTTTTGACTGGGAGTAA
- a CDS encoding prepilin-type N-terminal cleavage/methylation domain-containing protein, whose amino-acid sequence MRKSKSGFTIVELIIIIVVIGILATIVIVAYNGSRTRAQNVERINELKAWQKAFVQYKGTNNGIYPDVADGGYCLGTGFPDQKCRDYTQAVNFYTEADSATLMDILKTYDPPLSGSRVPVNGTVGPYVEYYSDVIHLTAVLNGTASDCPGGTFYVWGDGAGRILCRVALERD is encoded by the coding sequence ATGCGAAAAAGCAAAAGCGGTTTTACTATTGTCGAGCTTATTATAATCATTGTCGTCATTGGCATTCTTGCAACAATCGTTATCGTTGCCTATAACGGATCTCGCACCCGAGCACAAAATGTCGAGCGCATTAACGAATTAAAGGCTTGGCAAAAAGCCTTTGTGCAGTATAAAGGCACGAATAATGGCATCTACCCAGACGTTGCCGATGGCGGCTACTGCCTAGGAACGGGCTTTCCAGACCAGAAATGCCGCGACTACACCCAAGCGGTCAATTTCTATACCGAAGCTGATTCTGCAACACTTATGGATATACTAAAAACATACGATCCGCCACTCTCGGGTTCACGAGTACCCGTAAATGGGACCGTTGGACCATACGTCGAATACTATTCAGATGTTATCCATCTTACAGCCGTGCTAAATGGTACGGCGTCGGATTGTCCAGGCGGTACCTTTTATGTATGGGGCGACGGCGCAGGCCGTATCCTTTGCCGCGTCGCCCTGGAACGAGATTAA
- a CDS encoding AAA family ATPase has product MDQGLALEIMLSGESVLLTGPAGAGKTFVLNQFVRLSKHQGKHVSVTATTGLAATHLGGTTIHSWAGIGVSDHLPGGFAEHVAKGRREIIEKTDVLIIDEISMLHDFRLDMVDEACRLIRRKDAPFGGIQVIMSGDFFQLPPINRDGSRVGGFVVHSNVWRELDPSICYLQEQHRQDDEELLEILNALRAGEIRRHHAEKLLARTEEQPPEDMVLTELHTVNVDVDRLNEAKLKELSGDELFYTETTTGSANYVENLQRSVLAPETLHLKEGALVMAVKNATDRKYANGSIGTVVEFEQGTEYPVVEFRNGNRVTMSPDTWELRDGDKKRASITQIPLRLAWAITVHKSQGMTLDAARIDLRKAFVEGMGYVALSRVKNLRNLYLTGINRMALAVSEDAQNIDEMLRRRAASDTKKFAHLAQKAEVRKTTPEPQKEKTTNSGWADKIAKMRETYPNAYRPWKPDDDTVLKQEFQNGVSVKELSDKLGRHEGSIIMRLQKHFGEDVVS; this is encoded by the coding sequence ATGGATCAAGGTTTGGCGCTCGAGATTATGCTTTCTGGGGAAAGCGTGTTGCTAACTGGCCCGGCCGGGGCGGGTAAGACCTTTGTGTTGAATCAATTTGTCCGATTATCGAAACACCAGGGCAAGCATGTATCAGTAACGGCCACGACAGGGCTCGCTGCAACACATCTTGGCGGCACAACTATTCACAGCTGGGCGGGAATTGGTGTTTCGGATCATCTACCTGGCGGATTTGCCGAGCATGTCGCCAAGGGGCGACGAGAGATTATTGAAAAGACAGACGTCTTGATTATTGATGAGATATCGATGTTGCATGATTTTCGGCTAGACATGGTTGATGAAGCTTGTCGGTTGATACGACGTAAGGATGCTCCGTTTGGTGGTATTCAGGTGATAATGAGTGGGGACTTTTTTCAGCTTCCGCCTATTAACCGCGACGGTTCGCGAGTGGGTGGATTTGTCGTGCATAGTAATGTTTGGCGTGAGCTCGATCCATCGATTTGCTATCTTCAGGAGCAGCATCGTCAGGACGACGAAGAATTACTAGAAATTTTAAACGCGCTGCGCGCCGGGGAAATACGTCGTCATCACGCTGAAAAACTGTTGGCACGAACCGAAGAGCAGCCACCTGAAGATATGGTTTTAACCGAACTTCACACAGTGAATGTTGATGTGGATAGGCTTAATGAGGCCAAGCTAAAAGAGCTTTCAGGTGACGAACTTTTTTATACAGAGACGACCACTGGCTCTGCAAACTATGTGGAAAATTTACAACGCTCAGTACTTGCCCCAGAGACACTTCATTTGAAGGAAGGTGCGCTGGTAATGGCCGTAAAAAATGCAACGGATCGGAAATACGCCAACGGTAGTATCGGTACGGTTGTCGAGTTCGAGCAAGGTACAGAATACCCTGTTGTAGAGTTCCGGAATGGTAATAGGGTCACTATGTCGCCAGATACCTGGGAGCTTCGCGATGGCGATAAAAAGCGTGCCAGTATCACGCAAATACCACTCCGTCTTGCCTGGGCAATTACTGTCCATAAAAGTCAGGGAATGACGCTTGATGCGGCGCGAATTGACCTTCGAAAAGCCTTTGTAGAGGGTATGGGTTACGTGGCTTTGAGCCGAGTAAAAAATTTGCGCAACCTCTATTTGACTGGTATTAACCGCATGGCCCTGGCCGTGAGCGAAGATGCCCAGAATATCGATGAGATGTTACGGCGGCGAGCCGCAAGCGACACTAAAAAGTTTGCGCACCTTGCCCAAAAAGCAGAGGTTCGTAAAACGACACCCGAACCGCAAAAGGAAAAGACGACAAACTCGGGATGGGCTGATAAAATCGCAAAAATGCGCGAGACATATCCGAACGCGTACCGACCATGGAAGCCCGATGACGATACCGTGCTAAAACAAGAGTTTCAAAACGGTGTATCGGTAAAGGAGTTAAGCGACAAGCTGGGTCGCCATGAAGGAAGTATTATTATGCGCCTACAGAAGCACTTTGGGGAAGATGTTGTTTCATAG
- a CDS encoding CDP-alcohol phosphatidyltransferase family protein — MEKTTHHGWELPIKETLFTWASLMTFVRTAIAVVLAVLAAMQSSELLLFAAIAVYWVGDIADGIIARKLHQEMRSGAVLDIMADRLCVAIIYLTYGFMNPEMIWAIGIYLFEFMFIDGFLSLAFLFWPLLSPNYFYLVDKRIFDLNWSPLGKVANSSFFLFATVLIGSPLLSAAIALAVTGIKIYSLRRLYAIGLPVPKHR, encoded by the coding sequence ATGGAAAAAACGACACATCACGGCTGGGAGCTACCTATAAAAGAGACACTGTTCACGTGGGCGTCGCTTATGACATTCGTGCGTACGGCTATTGCTGTGGTTCTTGCGGTGCTCGCTGCAATGCAGAGTAGCGAATTACTTCTTTTTGCCGCGATCGCGGTGTATTGGGTCGGCGATATCGCCGATGGAATAATTGCGCGAAAATTACATCAAGAAATGCGCAGTGGTGCAGTGCTTGATATTATGGCAGACCGTCTGTGTGTCGCGATTATTTATCTGACCTATGGCTTTATGAACCCAGAAATGATCTGGGCAATCGGTATTTATCTTTTTGAGTTTATGTTTATTGATGGGTTTTTGTCTCTGGCATTTTTGTTCTGGCCGTTACTGAGCCCGAACTATTTTTATCTTGTTGATAAGAGAATTTTCGATCTTAACTGGTCGCCGCTTGGCAAGGTGGCGAACTCGTCATTCTTTCTTTTTGCCACCGTCCTTATTGGATCGCCGCTACTAAGCGCGGCAATCGCGCTTGCTGTAACGGGTATAAAAATCTACTCGCTTCGTCGTTTGTATGCTATAGGACTTCCTGTTCCGAAACATCGATAG
- a CDS encoding ribonuclease HI, giving the protein MITYYTDGSCSPNPGPGGFAVIKDMEPTVFGHEMDSTNIRMEGKALIAALKDANGADCEIYTDSEFWINVITKWSLGWEANGWKKKGGEIKNLDIVKEVCPLYRASKAKLIWVRGHVGDKGNELADEWANKAREQRL; this is encoded by the coding sequence ATGATAACCTACTACACAGATGGGAGCTGCAGCCCCAACCCCGGTCCTGGCGGATTTGCCGTTATTAAAGATATGGAACCGACCGTTTTTGGTCACGAGATGGATTCGACAAATATTCGCATGGAAGGAAAAGCGCTTATTGCGGCGCTGAAAGACGCGAATGGTGCGGATTGTGAAATTTATACCGATAGCGAATTTTGGATTAATGTCATTACAAAATGGTCGCTTGGCTGGGAAGCTAATGGGTGGAAAAAGAAGGGCGGCGAGATTAAGAACCTCGATATCGTAAAAGAGGTTTGTCCCTTATATCGTGCGTCGAAGGCAAAATTAATTTGGGTGCGTGGTCATGTAGGCGATAAAGGAAACGAGCTTGCCGACGAATGGGCGAACAAGGCGCGCGAACAGCGGCTATAG
- a CDS encoding glycoside hydrolase family 1 protein codes for MQKKPQLAFPKKFLWGAAISAHQAEGGTHNQWTVWELENAKSKAAQAAYHFEDLDSWQDVEKEAKDPNSYVSGKSADHYNKFEEDFDLLKKMNMNAFRFSVEWSRVEPAEGAWNVEAVEHYKHYAAELKRRGIEPVVTLFHFTLPVWFVKRGGFENRANVKYFVRFADRIIRELGSSVRLIITINEPEIYANESYLAGNWPPNITSKPKAWRVINNLAYAHNKVAEALHSINRRYKVSIAKNSNYFYAGDDALLSRKSTDFMQYFQDDYFLKKVVKNCDFLGVNYYFSNRVYGYRVHNPDERVSDLGWDLSPGDIQHALERLHEKYHLPIIITENGLADAGDAHRQWWLTQTLIAMQKAMSNGVKLEGYLHWSLLDNFEWDKGRWPRFGLAEVNYDTKERKLRPSAIWFGKIIKHLRES; via the coding sequence ATGCAGAAAAAACCTCAGTTAGCTTTCCCTAAAAAATTCCTGTGGGGTGCTGCCATTAGCGCGCATCAAGCAGAAGGCGGCACTCATAACCAATGGACGGTATGGGAGTTAGAAAATGCCAAATCGAAGGCTGCGCAAGCTGCGTATCACTTTGAAGACCTTGATAGCTGGCAAGACGTTGAAAAAGAGGCGAAGGATCCGAATTCATATGTTTCGGGTAAAAGCGCTGACCACTATAACAAGTTCGAAGAAGATTTTGACCTGTTGAAAAAAATGAACATGAATGCGTTTAGGTTTAGCGTGGAATGGTCGCGAGTTGAACCTGCCGAAGGCGCTTGGAATGTTGAGGCGGTAGAGCATTATAAGCACTACGCCGCTGAACTGAAGCGACGTGGTATCGAGCCGGTTGTGACGCTCTTTCACTTTACGTTGCCGGTATGGTTTGTAAAGCGGGGTGGGTTTGAAAACCGCGCCAATGTAAAATATTTCGTCCGCTTTGCGGATAGGATTATTCGCGAGCTAGGATCGAGTGTCAGGTTGATCATTACTATTAATGAGCCTGAAATCTACGCCAACGAAAGTTATTTGGCCGGTAACTGGCCACCAAATATCACCAGCAAACCAAAGGCGTGGCGCGTTATAAACAATCTTGCCTATGCGCACAATAAGGTGGCCGAGGCGCTTCATTCGATCAACCGCCGCTACAAAGTATCAATTGCTAAGAATTCAAATTATTTTTATGCCGGTGACGATGCGCTACTTAGCCGTAAAAGTACTGATTTTATGCAATATTTTCAAGATGATTATTTTCTAAAAAAAGTTGTGAAAAATTGTGATTTTCTGGGTGTTAATTACTACTTTAGCAATCGTGTTTACGGGTATAGGGTGCATAATCCCGATGAGCGAGTGAGTGATCTTGGGTGGGATTTGAGTCCGGGTGATATCCAGCACGCACTGGAGCGTCTTCATGAAAAATACCATCTTCCTATTATTATCACTGAAAATGGCCTTGCCGATGCTGGCGATGCCCACCGCCAATGGTGGCTGACGCAAACGTTGATTGCCATGCAAAAAGCAATGAGCAACGGGGTTAAACTAGAAGGATATCTTCACTGGAGTCTGCTCGATAACTTTGAATGGGACAAAGGCCGTTGGCCGCGTTTTGGGCTAGCCGAAGTGAATTACGATACCAAGGAGCGAAAACTTCGGCCGAGCGCTATTTGGTTTGGTAAAATAATTAAACA
- a CDS encoding DUF4868 domain-containing protein — MENQSPEPTDIFLWANNTDGIKKELDVEFFLFNKNYTPYTTNFTSDLNAQIKPLFLYDLINFVTMGAGTGLSVRDYELSDGEENTLLRTDLVKVGRAETLLHIIEKERHDIVEFSQEEHEFKRVKGIVAKFTHKDTPDKPFYVIKAISQGQVLSGATSWEFRDGKFGAFQADVGIKMPSDNQVLIVNKDIFVFNQGKFEKLFNYDYKKQALADQKVEEIEKQFKLSFPDGLDLQSLVRERKKIVNKLQKMEIGAVTQEQAIEYADTMQLELMTDDAGAIIIMDGNDLDTFVNLINEDYIVSEITGKRYEIKSKKLLDDPDGEPPRG; from the coding sequence ATGGAAAACCAAAGCCCTGAGCCTACCGATATTTTTTTGTGGGCAAATAACACCGATGGAATTAAAAAAGAACTCGATGTAGAATTCTTTTTGTTTAACAAAAACTACACTCCATACACAACCAATTTTACGAGTGATTTAAATGCGCAAATTAAGCCGTTATTCCTGTACGATCTCATAAACTTTGTCACTATGGGTGCGGGAACTGGTCTTTCTGTTCGCGACTATGAGCTTTCGGATGGCGAGGAGAACACGCTCCTTCGAACCGATCTTGTAAAGGTGGGTCGTGCCGAGACGCTTCTGCATATTATTGAAAAAGAGCGCCATGATATTGTTGAATTCTCGCAGGAAGAGCACGAATTTAAGCGTGTGAAGGGTATTGTTGCCAAGTTTACTCATAAAGACACACCTGACAAGCCGTTTTATGTTATCAAGGCGATTAGCCAAGGACAGGTACTGAGTGGCGCAACTTCTTGGGAGTTTCGCGATGGCAAGTTCGGCGCTTTTCAGGCAGATGTTGGTATTAAAATGCCTTCAGACAATCAGGTTTTGATTGTTAATAAAGATATTTTTGTGTTTAATCAGGGAAAATTTGAAAAGCTATTTAACTACGATTATAAAAAACAGGCACTCGCTGACCAAAAGGTAGAAGAGATTGAAAAGCAATTCAAACTGAGTTTTCCTGACGGTCTTGATTTGCAATCGCTTGTTCGTGAACGCAAGAAAATTGTAAATAAACTGCAGAAAATGGAAATCGGTGCCGTCACCCAAGAACAGGCAATAGAGTATGCCGATACAATGCAGCTAGAGTTGATGACTGATGATGCAGGCGCGATTATTATTATGGATGGCAACGATCTTGATACGTTCGTAAATCTTATCAACGAAGATTATATCGTTAGCGAAATTACCGGCAAACGCTACGAGATCAAGAGCAAAAAGCTGCTCGACGATCCTGACGGCGAACCTCCTCGAGGTTAA
- a CDS encoding LssY C-terminal domain-containing protein has product MFGFIFRVLWRVIILGIGVGLVWASLFKIYPYADSRLPAFIALLLIYCFLAYIAIPALIRLFRLVIKPNHIPLYVTSGDGWPADPVNIAVVARSKKHLIQSMESAGWYTADPITLRNAIREAYSILFNQPYPNAPFSNLYLFGRSFDVGFQKPANGHMSARSRHHVRFWRLEVPEPDANHATHFDFWHKRLKHLLGLQKEIWIGAAIDDTGPIGIRWRYGQITHKNDPDTDKERDLIISNLTSAGLVTSVKTVESGEPFSFRGQTLGNTFLCDGTIKVVKLKALVIPKLPIDVSEQEVL; this is encoded by the coding sequence ATGTTTGGATTCATCTTTCGTGTCTTATGGCGTGTCATTATTCTTGGAATTGGCGTCGGCCTTGTGTGGGCAAGTCTTTTTAAGATCTATCCGTATGCCGACTCCCGCCTTCCGGCATTTATCGCACTCCTCCTCATTTACTGCTTCCTTGCTTATATAGCCATTCCCGCACTTATACGGCTATTCCGCCTCGTTATTAAGCCGAATCATATTCCGCTTTATGTAACCTCGGGTGACGGTTGGCCTGCCGACCCTGTTAATATCGCTGTTGTCGCACGCAGTAAAAAGCACCTCATACAATCTATGGAAAGCGCTGGCTGGTACACGGCCGACCCTATTACTCTGCGAAATGCAATCCGCGAAGCCTACTCTATTCTTTTTAATCAGCCATACCCCAATGCGCCGTTTAGCAATCTTTACCTTTTCGGGCGATCGTTCGATGTCGGCTTTCAAAAACCCGCCAATGGTCACATGAGCGCCCGATCACGTCATCATGTGCGATTCTGGCGCCTCGAAGTTCCTGAGCCCGACGCCAACCATGCAACCCACTTCGACTTTTGGCACAAACGCCTTAAGCATCTGCTCGGGCTTCAAAAAGAAATCTGGATTGGCGCCGCAATCGACGACACCGGACCTATCGGGATTCGATGGCGCTACGGCCAGATTACTCATAAAAACGACCCAGATACCGATAAAGAGCGCGACCTTATCATTAGCAACCTCACCTCGGCAGGCCTCGTTACCTCTGTAAAAACAGTAGAATCTGGCGAGCCATTCTCGTTTCGCGGCCAAACTCTCGGCAATACATTTTTATGCGACGGCACTATCAAAGTCGTCAAGCTGAAGGCGTTGGTTATACCAAAACTGCCTATCGATGTTTCGGAACAGGAAGTCCTATAG